Proteins found in one Capra hircus breed San Clemente chromosome 20, ASM170441v1, whole genome shotgun sequence genomic segment:
- the DNAJC21 gene encoding dnaJ homolog subfamily C member 21, which produces MKCHYEALGVRRDASEEELKKAYRKLALKWHPDKNLDNAAEAAEQFKLIQAAYDVLSDPQERAWYDNHREALLKGGLDGEYQDDSLDLLHYFTVTCYSGYGDDEKGFYTVYRNVFEMIAKEELESALEEDTEDFPTFGDSQSDYDTVVHPFYAYWQSFCTQKNFAWKEEYDTRQASNRWEKRAMEKENKKIRDKARKEKNELVRQLVAFIRKRDRRVQAHRKLVEEQNAEKARKAEAMRRQQKLKQAKLAEQYREQSWMAVADLEKELREMEVQYEKQFGDGSGEDEAEDQELRDGQDGKDSDEAEDAELYDGLYCPACDKSFKTEKAMRNHEKSKKHREMVALLKQQLEEEEANFSGPQTDENSLNANSEEEMEDVPKQKLSKKQKKKKQKPAQNYDDNFNENGTGEGVKIDPEDTNLNQNSAKESEDSLQENVGVTETVELCDDPKTEAKSVSKPKGKKAKDTKKSVRVPAEPQTVSDVLISCTTCHSEFPSRNKLFDHLKATGHARAPSSSASLNSVTNSRNKKEKRKNR; this is translated from the exons ATAAAAATCTGGATAATGCCGCAGAAGCAGCTGAACAATTTAAACTGATCCAAGCAGCGTATGATGTGTTGAGTGACCCTCAGGAGAGAGCATG gtATGATAATCATAGAGAGGCTCTGCTTAAAGGTGGGCTTGATGGAGAATATCAAGATGACAGCTTAGATTTGCTTCACTATTTCACCGTTACCTGCTACTCTGGTTATGGTGATGACGAAAAG GGCTTTTATACGGTGTACCGTAATGTTTTTGAAATGATTGCAAAGGAAGAACTAGAATCTGCTTTAGAAGAGGACACGGAAGATTTCCCAACTTTTGGAGACTCCCAGAGTGACTATGATACG GTGGTCCACCCTTTCTATGCTTACTGGCAGAGTTTCTGCACTCAGAAGAACTTTGCTTGGAAAGAAGAATATGATACACGGCAGGCTTCAAACCGCTGGGAGAAACGAgccatggaaaaagaaaacaaaaagattcgAGACAAAGCGAGGAAAGAGAAGAACGAGCTTGTCCGTCAGCTGGTCGCTTTCATCCGTAAAAGGGATAGAAGAGTGCAGGCTCATCGAAAGCTCGTGGAAGAACAAAACGCAGAGAAGGCGAGGAAAGCTGAGGCGATGAGGCGGCAGCAGAAGCTAAAACAGGCCAA GCTGGCAGAGCAGTACAGAGAGCAGAGCTGGATGGCGGTAGCTGACTTGGAGAAGGAGCTCAGGGAGATGGAGGTGCAGTATGAAAAGCAGTTTGGAGATGGATCAGGTGAAGACGAAGCGGAAGACCAGGAGCTCAGAGACGGACAGGATG GTAAAGACAGTGACGAGGCCGAGGACGCAGAGCTTTATGACGGCCTTTACTGCCCTGCATGCGATAAGTCTTTCAAGACCGAAAAGGC TATGAGGAATCATGAAAAATCAAAGAAGCATCGGGAAATGGTTGCCTTGTTAAAACAACagttggaggaggaggaagcaaaTTTTTCAGGACCTCAAACTGATGAAAACAGTCTGAATGCCAATTCCGAGGAAGAGATGGAGGATGTGCCAAAACAAAA GCTTtctaaaaaacagaagaaaaagaaacagaaaccgGCACAG AACTATGATGATAATTTCAAtgaaaatggaactggagaaggAGTAAAGATTGACCCGGAAGATACCAACCTAAATCAAAACAGTGCCAAAGAATCAGAAGATAGTCTCCAAGAAAAcgttggggtcacagagactgtGGAACTGTGCGATGACCCCAAAACTGAGGCTAAAAG TGTTTCTAAACCCAAAGGAAAGAAAGCCAAAGATACTAAAAAGTCTGTCAGAGTACCTGCTGAACCACAGACAGTG AGTGATGTGCTTATCAGCTGTACAACTTGCCATAGTGAATTTCCATCCCGGAATAAACTGTTTGATCATCTAAAGGCCACTGGTCATGCAAGAGCACCTTCATCCTCAGCATCTTTGAACAGTGTAACAAACAGTCGAAACAAGAAAGAGAAACGTAAAAACAGATAG